Genomic window (Cyanobacteriota bacterium):
GACTCTAGACATTGAGCATCAGGGCACCATAGCCCAGGCACTGCCTAAATCAGCTTCACAGCCCGCAATGTAAAGAGCAAGGCGACGGCTGCTCCGAAAG
Coding sequences:
- a CDS encoding cytochrome B6 → MSGVIAYLVFLGLAFGAAVALLFTLRAVKLI